In Columba livia isolate bColLiv1 breed racing homer chromosome Z, bColLiv1.pat.W.v2, whole genome shotgun sequence, one DNA window encodes the following:
- the LOC102098977 gene encoding small EDRK-rich factor 1 translates to MTRGNQRELARQKNLKKTQEILKGKRKEDSLSASQRKQRDSEIMQQKQKAANERKSLQAGAK, encoded by the exons ATGACCC GTGGGAACCAGCGTGAACTTGCCCGCCAGAAGAACCTGAAGAAGACTCAGGAGATCCtcaaagggaagagaaaagaggaTAGCTTGTCTGCCTCTCAGAGAAAACAGAG AGACTCTGAAATTatgcagcaaaaacaaaaagcagctaATGAAAGGAAGtctctgcaggcaggagcaAAATGA
- the LOC102085341 gene encoding survival of motor neuron protein-like isoform X1, with translation MADGVLFRRGTGQSDDSDVWDDTALIKAYDKAVASFKNALKNGECSEPSDKPEQRLGMKRKNNKKNRNRRKSNTAPLKQWKVGDSCSAVWSEDGNVYQATIASINQKRGTCVVTYTGYGNQEEQNLSDLLPPASDETNENETPYSTDESEKSSQSPRNKTNYTKTRFSPQNAHFPTPPAAPGLGRPGSKFRAPPSFLSCWPPPFPAGPPLIPPPPPMRPDSPEDDEALGSMLIAWYMSGYHTGYYLGLKQSRMEAALEREMHAK, from the exons ATGGCGGACGGGGTGCTGTTCCGAAGGGGCACCGGGCAG AGCGACGACTCGGACGTGTGGGACGACACGGCGCTGATCAAGGCGTACGACAAGGCGGTGGCCTCCTTCAAG AATGCTTTAAAGAACGGAGAGTGTTCGGAGCCTTCGGACAAACCGGAGCAGCGCCTgggaatgaagagaaaaaataacaagaagaacagaaacagaaggaagagcaACACAGCGCCTTTGAAACAG TGGAAAGTTGGTGACAGCTGCAGTGCTGTTTGGTCTGAGGATGGTAATGTGTACCAAGCAACTATTGCCTCCATCAACCAGAAAAGAGGCACGTGTGTTGTTACTTACACAGGATACGGAAATCAGGAGGAGCAGAACCTGTCTGATCTACTACCTCCAGCCAGTGATGAAACA AATGAAAATGAGACTCCATATTCAACAGATGAAAGTGAAAAATCTTCCCAGTCACCTCGAAACAAAACCAATTACACGAAAACAAGATTCTCCCCTCAAAACGCCCATTTTCCCacaccaccagcagccccaggcctgGGAAGG CCTGGATCAAAATTCAGGGCACCTCCATCATTTTTGTCCTGCTGGCCCCCACCCTTCCCAGCAGGACCGCCG TTGATTCCCCCTCCACCACCCATGAGGCCAGACTCTCCAGAGGACGATGAAGCGCTGGGGAGTATGTTGATAGCCTGGTACATGAGTGGTTATCACACTGGGTATTACCTG GGTTTAAAACAAAGTCGAATGGAAGCAGCACTGGAGAGAGAAATGCATGCAAAATAA
- the LOC102085341 gene encoding survival of motor neuron protein-like isoform X2, with translation MADGVLFRRGTGQSDDSDVWDDTALIKAYDKAVASFKNALKNGECSEPSDKPEQRLGMKRKNNKKNRNRRKSNTAPLKQWKVGDSCSAVWSEDGNVYQATIASINQKRGTCVVTYTGYGNQEEQNLSDLLPPASDETVNGMGNSGENENETPYSTDESEKSSQSPRNKTNYTKTRFSPQNAHFPTPPAAPGLGRPGSKFRAPPSFLSCWPPPFPAGPPLIPPPPPMRPDSPEDDEALGSMLIAWYMSGYHTGYYLGLKQSRMEAALEREMHAK, from the exons ATGGCGGACGGGGTGCTGTTCCGAAGGGGCACCGGGCAG AGCGACGACTCGGACGTGTGGGACGACACGGCGCTGATCAAGGCGTACGACAAGGCGGTGGCCTCCTTCAAG AATGCTTTAAAGAACGGAGAGTGTTCGGAGCCTTCGGACAAACCGGAGCAGCGCCTgggaatgaagagaaaaaataacaagaagaacagaaacagaaggaagagcaACACAGCGCCTTTGAAACAG TGGAAAGTTGGTGACAGCTGCAGTGCTGTTTGGTCTGAGGATGGTAATGTGTACCAAGCAACTATTGCCTCCATCAACCAGAAAAGAGGCACGTGTGTTGTTACTTACACAGGATACGGAAATCAGGAGGAGCAGAACCTGTCTGATCTACTACCTCCAGCCAGTGATGAAACAGTAAATGGGATGGGAAATTCTGGGGAG AATGAAAATGAGACTCCATATTCAACAGATGAAAGTGAAAAATCTTCCCAGTCACCTCGAAACAAAACCAATTACACGAAAACAAGATTCTCCCCTCAAAACGCCCATTTTCCCacaccaccagcagccccaggcctgGGAAGG CCTGGATCAAAATTCAGGGCACCTCCATCATTTTTGTCCTGCTGGCCCCCACCCTTCCCAGCAGGACCGCCG TTGATTCCCCCTCCACCACCCATGAGGCCAGACTCTCCAGAGGACGATGAAGCGCTGGGGAGTATGTTGATAGCCTGGTACATGAGTGGTTATCACACTGGGTATTACCTG GGTTTAAAACAAAGTCGAATGGAAGCAGCACTGGAGAGAGAAATGCATGCAAAATAA